A window of Malania oleifera isolate guangnan ecotype guangnan chromosome 2, ASM2987363v1, whole genome shotgun sequence genomic DNA:
GCTCGAGGCCGCCGTCTTCTGCCGCAATAAATGCCGTGACGATGAAGCATCCGCAGTGCCGCGCCGGCGCCGGTGCCAGCGGCTGTGATGGGAAGGAACTTCCCGTCTCTGCGCGGAAGCTCGCCGCGACTTTGTGGGAAATCAACGAGGTTCCCTCGGCGCCGGCGATGAAGGACTCGGAGGAGATTAGGAACaggaaagagaagagaagagtgGAGAAGACTGCGAAGCCGTCGCTGCCGCCACACTTGTCTGATCCATCGCACAGCCCTGCTTCTGAGGTGGGATTCGCTTTGGATGTTTCTGGGATTCTGGGTTGGCACTAGATTACAGAATTGGGTTTTAGTTGATGCATGAATTAGCAATTGTTGCATTAATTAGTGCACGTTTTGACAATTTTATTAGAATTTGCAGAGGACGGATCGATCCAGAAGTGAAACTCACAGGAGAAGAGCATCAGCCATTTCTCCGAAACCTCAGCTTGCTGATTACCATCTGGGAGGATTGGACTCTCATGGAAATTCCAGTTTAATGGAGGTAACTGAACCAAAAAACTTCAAATTTTATCGCAGACTTCGAAAACCATTGTTTGTGTATGTGTACATATACACTCTAGGCTTGATAATTTTAAACAAGGGTAAAAATTTTCAGGAATTTTCAGATCTGTGTGTTAAAAATGGAGCTTTTAGGACCTGGGTCTTCATTgtttttacatttcatttcaaaaACAAGAACATTCTTTGCACTTTCTTTGAAAATTAGCTCTGCCCCACCATTTAAGATGGATTCAAGATGGGAGAAATTGGAAATATAGCAGCACTTTGTGAAATAGCAACAGTATTGACTTTGGCAATGTATTATGCAATGCAGATCAAAACCCTATCGCGGGGCAGCACACCTGCTCGATGCTTAGTTGGAGTCAAGAGCCGTCTGAAGGATGTGAGTGATGGCTTGACCACATCTAGAGAGCTTCTGAAAGTTCTCAATCGCATTTGGGGTGTGGAAGAGCAGCATTCATCTGGCTTATTGCTTGTCTCGGCACTGCGTGGGGAGCTCAGTCGAGCTCGTGCCCAGGTTGATCAACTGATTCAAGAGCATCATTCTAGTCAGAACGAGATTAATTACCTTATGAAGCTTTTTGCAGAAGAAAAGGCGGCTTGGAAGAGCAAGGAACAATCTAGGATTCACGATGCTATAGCATCCATGGCGGCAGAGCTTGAGGTGGAGAAGAAGCTCAGAAGACAAACAGAAAGGCTGAACAAGAAGCTCGGGATGGAATTGGCAGATACAAAGGCAGCTTTATCAAAAGCAGTAAAAGAGCTTGAGGGAGAGAAGAGGGTGAGGGAGATACTGGAGCAGGTATGCGATGAGCTAGCCAGAGGCATTGGGGAAGATAGAGCACAGGTAGAAGAACTGAAAAGAGAATCGGAAAGAGTTCGGGAAGAGGTAGAGAAGGAGAGGCAGATGCTTCAGCTAGCCGATGTGTTGCGTGAAGAGAGAGTGCAGATGAAACTCTCTGAAGCAAAATTGCAGTTTGAGGAGAAAAATGCAGCTGTGGACAGGCTGAAAGATGAGCTGGAATCCTACTTGAGAACCAAATCGGGTAAAGAGAATTGCAATGAGTCTCCAAATTTCGGCATGGGTAAAGAATTCCAGGAGTATGGGAGGGAAATCTCCCCTGCTCTCTGTGAAAATGGCAAGGGAGAAGATAATGAAGGGGAAGTTGCAGATGACAGTGATGATGATTCAGCAGATAGCGACCTTCATTCCATTGAATTAAACATGGACAACAATAGCAAGAGCTACAGGTGGGGTTATGCTTGCGGGAATGATGTTCAAGATGATTCACAAAGCTCTTCGGTTTCTATTGACAAAGACATCAAGGGAAGTATGTCATCACCGGAGGAGAAAATACAATGGGGAAACATTTCCTTGGGAAGAGAAACTTCAGATTGTGTCGAATGGGACTTTGGTGCCAAGAGCAGAGAAAATTCAGATGGGTTGTCAGTAGCCTGGAGAGAAGACAATGAAGAAGAAATCAAGAGGAATAAATCAGTGAAGGGTCTCAGGGACTACATCCTCTCTGGATCCAAAACAGCATCCTCTCTAAGCTTTGCCAGTCCAACCAGACAGTGGAGCCAATCTCTGTCCTCACAGGGTCTTGGCAGTGCAGCTGCTCAAGAAGGTTCTGCTGTGCTGCACAACAACAGTTTGAATGCCAGGTTGATGGGAATCAGAGACGATCCCACATATTATTCCAGACAGTAAGAAGTTGTTCTTGCTGTTTTCCTTTCTCCTCCTACGAAAAAAGCTTGCTTGAGTTTTTTCACTGGCTGCTGGTCGCTGCTGCATTTGCATTTCTCATATAGCGAAATGATGAATGCAAGCTTCGGtgtataaaattttgtaaaatgctTTGTGGACCTACTTAAAAACTTTACCTGTACAAAAACTGCTAGTGTTGTTCAACACTTCATATGCCTCGAGTGTTTAAGCATTGCAATTTGTAGCTCAAGAGGAATATACATATTATATATGTTACGATTTGGGGGATTTTTGGAAAGGTAATTTGGGTTTTTCAGAGTTTAGATGGGcatttctctcctctcttcctcaTTTTTGACCAATGAACTTGATTTCTTCACCATTACGTTTAATTCACAAAAATAGAATGTGAAtagaaagaaatgaaaatttaaatgaaaagtaAATTTGCATTGTTTACATtaacagaaaataaaaattaaatttttattaaatttttatttctttttccatttcATTCTTTGGGCTAAATGGGATGCAACTTTATAAGCAAATACTACATATAAAGCTAAAGTTTTGAAGCGAACACCATTTACATCATGTTTGGCTTTGGCTTGAGGAATGTAATGAGGTAGGAATGAAAAACACTGAAAATTTCAATgtaaaaaatgaatatatatatttgattctATCCCATTCAATTTCATTCCATTCCCattaaccaaatatatagttAGAATAAACAAAAGCAACGACACCATTGGAGCAGTCAAAAGCTAGCCTTTTTccttaattataaattaatttcaCATGTTCAGGGTGTATGTACACCCTTACCTAACTTGGTATGCAGAAATTGAGTAGAATGAGTGGAATCGAATGTAAAATTATATAGCaaatatgtaaaattataaaaataaatattgtcCCATTCCATATTTTTACATACCGATCATTAATGTATCTGCCTGTGTAtggtttgtttatttattttcgttTTTTCCCATGCATTAGAAGCTTCGCAGAAATAAGACTCTAAAGCTAGCCCTCTCACACCCATTTAAGGAAAAAAGGGCAAACCAATTCATTGCAAGCTCCAAATACCACTAGTGAATGAGTTTatgattcattttcataaattgcATTAGTTGGGTGATCCATTTTAGAGTAATTACATGCTTTTAGATAAAACAGATGGATTCTCAAATGCTTGAATACtaacattttaaatttaaacctgTTGAAACGATTATTGTATTGTAGGCAAACTACATGCGTATATACATATTGTACACAGGTATGACTTGTAGTTTGGCAATGACTTGAAAATCTAGGTTGGCTACAGCTATAAGCAAATAAAAATGCAACACAAGCCAAATAATATGGAGCATGTTAGAATAACCAAACAGTGTCATAAAATATGAATATAGCGTAATGGGTAGCATCACCTAAACAGCATTATGTGGAGGCATGCTTCtctgtttttaaaataaattgtCATAAAGAATTAGCTCATTTGTTCCCACACGGGGAGGAGCATCATTCAATGGTCTGTAACCTTAGATTCTATTCCCCTATTATAAGATCAGCAGGCATGTGCATTTTGGTAGAATGGACTATTTTACTTCACCAATTATATAGCTTTTGTTCTTCTTGTCTTTTGtattgtttgtgtttttttattgGCCGTTTTAAAATACAACATTCTAGAAGGCCTTAGAATCACAAATGCACAACTTTGACAGCTTTGTTAAAATAAACAAGAGATGCAGTTTCATATGGCACATCAATTTCAACAACAGGATCATAAATACATAGCCATATTGGCTTTTCAGTTGAAACAGTTAACAACATATTTTAGGTATATCAACTTAAACACGATGTCAATGCCAGAGCAAATTCATCAATACAACACGATACAACAATAGCCATTCATCTGATAATGTGAAGAAGATGGTGTAACAGAGCAACCTGTAAAGTTTTTATTGTTGTAGAGGACACATTTTTGCATGCATAAATCAAATTGTTTGTTGATGGAAAGATCTCGACTCCTCCTTCTGAGAGCCATCTGTTCGTACAGCTGCAGATGTGAAAGTGGCGGGACTCACAGGATGATCCCTTACAATTAAGCTAAGGACTTCGGGTCTTGAATAATGCCCAACCACATCAAAAGCAAACTTTTCCTTTGTTATTTCTCCAAGATCTATAGCATCATTCAGTCATCATCAAAACCAGTGAACTTTTCTTAGACAAAgaaagcatatttcatatttccagaTGCAGCATGCTGAGCTCTGACTAACTATTAGAGGATAGTTGGAAGTACTATTGTAGAATTTTGGCTCAAGGAAATGACATCAACAGTCAAGATGAGTTCAATACAAAATCTAGATATAAAAAATTTTAGGAGAAAAGCACATATTGACATGTTTAGATTGTTTTAATTGGATAATGATACGAGTTTTGATAGGCTTGTATTGGTTTTGATGCCTGGGATGGTTatgatagtttatttgtaaaactCATGTGTTTTgtttgtaaccacagtattcctccaccataagtgagggctatcAATAAAGTTGGGGTTTtcgtattaaaaaaaaaaaggctcagAATCTGTTCGAAATTGTGAAAAGAACCAGACAATCCAAGAAATAGCCTATAAAGTTGATCAAGAGAGAGGAATTACATATTTTTCCACAGAGATGTTCTAAATATATTTTCTTCGAACAGTGATCCTGATAGCTATTGTGCCCAACTTGGAGGATAGTTTTTAAGAGAATTCATTTTTCTAGTTCTAATGTCCACCATAGATTTAGGTAACACATTTCCACTGCAAGGAGTGGATAATTTCAAACATTTGTAACAAGGTACAACCTGCTTTCTCATAATAAAATGTGGTCTACGTCAACAATTAAAATGCAAAAACTGAAATGTTGTTACAACTAATTGGATGCATTGGTGGTTGTATGAATTCATGGTTTCTTCTCTCATGAACAACAATTGAACTGTTGTTAATGTGGTTTCAGCATAAATTTGACCAAAAGTTAAATTGGACATTTAGAAATTAGAAAGAAATGAGAAAGTACATACCTAAATCCGCTGAGATGAGTGCCTCACTCTCATAATTAGGTCCTGCTAGAACAGTCCCTGATGGAGAAATAATAACACTACCCCCAGCACAGACAACAGAATCTGGTGTTAAATCGTCTTCTGTGCCAGAAAACACATATTCAGGGGCAGGTGGGTAGTCTTTTCTTCGACAGAATTGGTTTGCAGATAACACGAAACATCCACCCTCAAGAGCAATATGAGTCATTGATGCTTGCCATGTTTCCCTCGCATCAGCAGTAGGTGCACAATATATTTCAATGCCTGTAAACAAAAGATTATCCCATTTGAAATCAAAAGTACGAAGATCAGTTTCAGCTCAATAAATGGTTAAACAAGAAGATAACATGATGACTTTTACAGCATCCAGATAGAAGTTGTATGCAGAAACGCTATACACTGCTACtgttgaaaattgaaattcaGCTGCTTTCGACAGAGACTCAAGGTATATttgaagaagggggggggggggggggaacataGATCCAAAAAACAAGTGCAGCAGAAAGCAACCAACCTTTAGCATACAGTGCTGTTCTTAGAAGTGGCATTCTATTTTCCCAGCAAATTGCAGCACCTATTTTTCCGACAGGAGTTTCATAAACTGGAATAGTTGACCCATCTCCAAACCCCCAAATTACACGCTCCATTGCTGTTGGCATAACTTTCCGATGTTTTCCAAGATAATGACCTTGAGCATCAAAAAACAGAACTGTACAATAGAGAGTATATCTGTCTCTCTCTATCACGCCAATCA
This region includes:
- the LOC131149826 gene encoding bifunctional nitrilase/nitrile hydratase NIT4B, which produces MALLQTPGNGGPLFAEVDMGAEASATTVRATVVQASTVFYDTPATLDKAERLLAEAASYGSQLVLFPEAFVGGYPRGSTFGVAVGTRSVKGKEEFRKYYAAAIDVPGPEVDRLAAMAGKYKVYLVIGVIERDRYTLYCTVLFFDAQGHYLGKHRKVMPTAMERVIWGFGDGSTIPVYETPVGKIGAAICWENRMPLLRTALYAKGIEIYCAPTADARETWQASMTHIALEGGCFVLSANQFCRRKDYPPAPEYVFSGTEDDLTPDSVVCAGGSVIISPSGTVLAGPNYESEALISADLDLGEITKEKFAFDVVGHYSRPEVLSLIVRDHPVSPATFTSAAVRTDGSQKEESRSFHQQTI
- the LOC131149825 gene encoding uncharacterized protein At5g41620 gives rise to the protein MPRQKPEIEGRINVGQYGKIRKRGCSSSSSSSLKQRYRFKRAILIGKKGGSSTPVPEWRMGSRPPSSAAINAVTMKHPQCRAGAGASGCDGKELPVSARKLAATLWEINEVPSAPAMKDSEEIRNRKEKRRVEKTAKPSLPPHLSDPSHSPASERTDRSRSETHRRRASAISPKPQLADYHLGGLDSHGNSSLMEIKTLSRGSTPARCLVGVKSRLKDVSDGLTTSRELLKVLNRIWGVEEQHSSGLLLVSALRGELSRARAQVDQLIQEHHSSQNEINYLMKLFAEEKAAWKSKEQSRIHDAIASMAAELEVEKKLRRQTERLNKKLGMELADTKAALSKAVKELEGEKRVREILEQVCDELARGIGEDRAQVEELKRESERVREEVEKERQMLQLADVLREERVQMKLSEAKLQFEEKNAAVDRLKDELESYLRTKSGKENCNESPNFGMGKEFQEYGREISPALCENGKGEDNEGEVADDSDDDSADSDLHSIELNMDNNSKSYRWGYACGNDVQDDSQSSSVSIDKDIKGSMSSPEEKIQWGNISLGRETSDCVEWDFGAKSRENSDGLSVAWREDNEEEIKRNKSVKGLRDYILSGSKTASSLSFASPTRQWSQSLSSQGLGSAAAQEGSAVLHNNSLNARLMGIRDDPTYYSRQ